One window of Bacteroidota bacterium genomic DNA carries:
- a CDS encoding PKD domain-containing protein — translation MKNQAIRLTFLLLFSLLAIISCRELDDPLLPKPTPPPPPVIVSCFSLQNDTFMDPKVPVQFLNCSQGATTYLWDFGDSATSDSFEPAHQYADTGHYNVRLEAFLGDYKEEYSRVIRVDYPRFKKIRVVQMAVLDHWGVPYDPDGSGLDIETIAWDSNLVEIIMEGAR, via the coding sequence ATGAAAAACCAAGCCATCCGCCTAACCTTTCTTCTGCTGTTCTCCCTATTGGCAATCATCTCCTGCAGAGAGCTCGACGATCCGCTGTTGCCAAAACCGACGCCACCACCCCCGCCGGTCATTGTCTCCTGCTTCTCCCTACAAAACGACACCTTCATGGACCCCAAGGTACCTGTTCAGTTCCTGAATTGCTCACAAGGTGCCACAACCTACCTCTGGGATTTTGGAGACAGTGCCACCTCTGATTCCTTTGAACCCGCACATCAATACGCCGACACAGGTCATTACAATGTGCGCTTGGAGGCCTTTTTGGGCGACTACAAGGAGGAATACAGTCGCGTGATCCGCGTGGACTATCCTCGTTTCAAGAAGATTCGGGTTGTGCAGATGGCGGTGTTGGACCATTGGGGTGTGCCGTATGATCCCGATGGGAGTGGGTTGGATATCGAAACCATCGCTTGGGACAGCAATCTCGTTGAAATCATCATGGAAGGCGCCCGCTAA
- a CDS encoding PKD domain-containing protein, protein MNNLHRSKPLLLAFFFTLLATIACRELDDPLLPKPTPPPPPPPVIVSCFSLQNDTFMDPKVPVQFLNCSQGATTYLWHFGDSATSDSFEPAHQYADTGHYTVRLEAFLGDYKEEYSRVIRVDYPRFKKIRIVQMGVLDPWGVPYDLDGSGLDINARFTRDGNNSPTFIFPIAQNVTLPYEFILTQDMSIDAYFWQWELDCYGSGTRDTVGLGTMYYRDLIDSPVETRSWDSNLVEIIMEGAR, encoded by the coding sequence ATGAACAACTTACATCGATCTAAACCCTTGCTTCTTGCCTTTTTCTTCACCCTCTTGGCAACCATCGCCTGTCGTGAACTCGACGACCCGCTGTTGCCAAAACCGACACCGCCGCCCCCGCCGCCGCCGGTCATCGTCTCCTGCTTCTCCCTGCAAAACGACACCTTCATGGACCCTAAGGTGCCTGTTCAATTCCTGAATTGCTCGCAAGGTGCCACCACCTACCTCTGGCATTTTGGGGACAGTGCGACCTCTGATTCCTTTGAACCCGCACATCAATACGCCGACACTGGTCATTACACTGTGCGCTTGGAAGCCTTTTTGGGCGACTACAAGGAGGAATACAGTCGCGTCATCCGCGTGGACTACCCTCGTTTCAAGAAGATTCGGATTGTGCAGATGGGGGTGCTGGACCCTTGGGGTGTGCCGTATGATCTGGATGGGAGTGGGTTGGATATTAACGCCAGATTTACAAGGGATGGCAACAATAGTCCGACCTTTATCTTTCCGATTGCTCAAAACGTCACCCTCCCATATGAGTTCATACTCACCCAAGATATGAGTATTGATGCATATTTCTGGCAGTGGGAATTGGATTGTTATGGGTCAGGAACTCGGGACACTGTGGGGCTTGGAACAATGTACTATCGCGATTTGATTGACTCGCCTGTTGAAACAAGGTCTTGGGACAGCAATTTGGTGGAGATCATCATGGAGGGAGCGAGATGA
- a CDS encoding KUP/HAK/KT family potassium transporter, whose protein sequence is MSEHSAHNHKVTAGTLLVTLGIIYGDIGTSPLYVLKAIVGSGPIDKEVVLGGLSCVFWTITLLTTIKYVFITLNADNKGEGGIFSLYALVRRMKVKWLIFPAILGGCTLLADGIITPPISVASAIEGLSILRDDIPTIPIILAILTALFMIQQFGTKVVGKFFGPVMLVWFVMLAFWGVLALSNDFSVLRALSPTYAYSLLANHEGGFFLLGAVFLCSTGAEALYSDLGHCGKQNVRVSWGFVKVSLLLNYFGQGAWLISNEGKTLVQLDAPNPFFAIMPQWFLIPGVIIATLAAIVASQALISGSFTLINEAIRLNFWPKVKIRYPSDLKGQLYVPSVNWLLWAGCIAIVLFFKESSAMEAAYGLAIVLTMLMTTTLLAFYMRRKHYPLPLIVLIVLFFLAVEGSFLAANLEKFEHGGYVTILVAAVLFTVMTVWYYGKRVAGQFTEAEKIDEYKDTLIRLSHDESVPKYATNLVFMTNVGQPDMIESKVFYSIVKRLPKRADIYWFLHIHVVDEPYRMDYDVNIIADNDIVRVDFYLGFRVEPRINLFFRKVVEGMVNEGEVDIRSKYASLSDNKLVGDFRFVLIEKYLSGDNDLGLFTRLALQGYFLLKKLSLSPERAFGLETSSVFVEKFPLIVKPVDNINLKRIRHKKKNVEDVAEAELDGH, encoded by the coding sequence ATGAGTGAACATTCAGCACACAATCACAAAGTAACCGCGGGCACGCTGTTGGTGACTTTGGGCATCATCTACGGGGACATCGGTACATCGCCTTTGTATGTGCTCAAAGCCATTGTAGGCTCGGGGCCGATCGACAAGGAGGTGGTCCTTGGTGGCTTGAGTTGCGTTTTTTGGACGATCACGCTGCTCACGACGATCAAATACGTTTTCATTACGCTCAATGCGGACAACAAAGGCGAAGGCGGGATTTTTTCGCTGTATGCCTTGGTGCGCCGAATGAAGGTGAAGTGGCTCATTTTCCCAGCGATTTTGGGAGGTTGCACCTTGCTTGCGGACGGCATCATTACCCCGCCGATTTCCGTGGCATCGGCCATTGAGGGTCTGAGCATTTTGCGAGACGATATTCCGACGATCCCGATCATCTTGGCGATTTTGACTGCGCTCTTTATGATTCAGCAGTTCGGAACGAAGGTTGTCGGCAAGTTTTTTGGGCCAGTGATGTTGGTTTGGTTTGTAATGCTGGCATTTTGGGGGGTATTGGCGTTGAGCAATGATTTTTCGGTCTTACGTGCTTTGAGTCCAACCTATGCCTACAGCCTGCTTGCCAACCACGAAGGAGGCTTTTTTCTGCTCGGTGCCGTCTTTTTGTGCAGTACGGGAGCCGAGGCTTTGTACAGTGACTTGGGCCATTGCGGAAAACAAAACGTGCGCGTGTCTTGGGGTTTTGTCAAAGTGAGCCTGCTGCTCAATTACTTTGGTCAAGGTGCTTGGTTGATTTCCAATGAAGGAAAAACGTTGGTACAACTCGATGCACCCAACCCATTTTTTGCCATCATGCCGCAATGGTTCCTGATTCCAGGCGTGATCATTGCCACCCTAGCTGCCATCGTTGCAAGTCAAGCCTTGATTTCTGGGTCATTTACACTGATCAACGAAGCCATTCGACTGAATTTTTGGCCCAAGGTCAAGATCCGTTATCCGAGCGACTTGAAGGGGCAGCTCTATGTACCTTCGGTCAATTGGCTGCTTTGGGCGGGTTGTATTGCGATCGTTCTGTTTTTCAAGGAGAGCTCCGCGATGGAGGCTGCCTACGGCTTGGCGATCGTGTTGACGATGTTGATGACGACGACCTTACTCGCCTTCTACATGCGACGTAAGCACTATCCCTTGCCGCTGATTGTACTGATTGTTTTATTCTTCCTTGCTGTCGAAGGTTCATTTTTGGCGGCTAACCTCGAAAAATTCGAGCACGGCGGCTATGTGACCATCTTGGTCGCTGCGGTCTTGTTTACCGTGATGACGGTTTGGTACTACGGCAAACGTGTGGCAGGGCAATTTACAGAGGCTGAAAAAATCGACGAATACAAAGACACGTTGATCCGCCTTAGCCACGACGAATCCGTTCCCAAATACGCGACCAACCTTGTGTTCATGACCAATGTCGGTCAGCCCGACATGATCGAATCCAAGGTATTTTACAGCATCGTGAAGCGGCTTCCCAAACGCGCCGACATTTATTGGTTCCTCCACATTCATGTGGTTGACGAACCCTACCGCATGGATTATGACGTGAACATCATCGCCGACAACGACATCGTGCGCGTCGATTTTTACCTCGGATTCAGGGTTGAGCCACGCATCAACCTGTTTTTCAGGAAGGTCGTCGAAGGCATGGTCAACGAAGGTGAAGTGGACATTCGGAGTAAATATGCTTCCCTCAGCGACAACAAATTGGTGGGAGACTTCCGTTTTGTGCTCATTGAGAAGTACCTGAGCGGCGACAATGATCTTGGCTTATTCACAAGACTTGCTTTGCAAGGCTATTTCTTGCTCAAGAAACTCAGTTTGTCTCCTGAACGTGCTTTTGGTTTGGAAACAAGCAGCGTTTTTGTCGAAAAATTCCCGTTGATCGTGAAACCCGTGGACAACATCAACCTCAAACGCATTCGCCACAAAAAGAAGAATGTCGAAGATGTTGCCGAGGCGGAGCTGGATGGGCATTGA
- a CDS encoding KUP/HAK/KT family potassium transporter — MGDHTLHSRRVTAGTLLVTLGIIYGDIGTSPLYVMKSIVGAGQIDPSIVLGGLSCIFWTITLLTTLKYVTLVLNADNKGEGGTFALYALVKRLKVKWLIIPAIIGGCSLLADGMITPPISVSSAVEGLRTLYPKIPTIPIVIGILSGLFLVQQFGTKAVGRFFGPVMLVWFSMLAIFGGLWILQNPTVFKAINPVYAFELLTQRKGGFFILGAVFLCATGVEALYSDLGHCGKRNVRASWGFVKLALLLNYFGQGAFLLSPENVGRVLVESKESIANGWLLTDNPNPFFGLLPSWFSVPGIIIATLATIVASQAMITGSFTLINEAVRLNLWPKVQIRYPTEQKGQLYVPSINFILFVGCIGIVLFFKESSKMEAAYGLAIVMTMIMTTIMLAFFMRMKRYPIALIIPLTIFFLALEGSFLAANLEKFPHGGYVSLSISLILFIVMTLWYYGKRVAHRFTESEEIGLYKDTLVRLSADETIPRYATNLVFLTNVGQWNMIESKVLYSIVKRQPKRADIYWFLHIHVVDEPYRMDYRVRVIAPNDIVRVDFYLGFRIDPRINLFFRKVVENMVERGEVDIRSKYASLKDNNLMGDFKFVLIEKYLSGDNDLSFFPRIALNGYFLLKKLSLSPEKAYGLETSSVFIEKFPLIVKPVTGLKLRRIDDAGTPPSDNSPPSDNSSPSVNLAKG, encoded by the coding sequence ATGGGCGACCACACCCTCCATTCACGCCGAGTGACGGCAGGAACCTTGCTGGTAACGCTCGGTATCATTTACGGGGATATCGGGACATCGCCTTTGTATGTGATGAAGTCGATCGTCGGTGCAGGCCAAATCGATCCTTCAATCGTTTTGGGAGGCCTTTCCTGTATCTTCTGGACGATCACCCTGCTCACCACCCTCAAGTACGTGACACTCGTGTTGAATGCCGACAACAAAGGCGAGGGGGGGACATTTGCCTTGTATGCATTGGTCAAGCGACTCAAAGTCAAGTGGTTAATCATCCCTGCAATCATCGGCGGATGCAGTTTGTTGGCCGATGGCATGATCACGCCGCCGATTTCGGTATCGTCTGCGGTCGAAGGCCTTCGAACCTTGTATCCCAAAATCCCTACAATTCCGATTGTGATCGGCATCTTGTCTGGACTGTTTTTGGTGCAACAATTTGGAACCAAGGCCGTCGGCCGGTTTTTTGGCCCGGTCATGTTGGTGTGGTTTTCCATGCTGGCCATTTTTGGTGGCTTGTGGATCCTGCAGAATCCCACGGTGTTTAAGGCCATCAATCCGGTATATGCCTTTGAATTGCTGACACAACGCAAAGGCGGATTTTTCATTCTTGGCGCTGTTTTCCTTTGTGCTACGGGTGTGGAGGCACTTTACAGCGACCTTGGTCACTGTGGTAAACGCAACGTCAGGGCTTCTTGGGGATTTGTAAAACTCGCCTTGCTCCTTAATTATTTCGGGCAAGGCGCCTTTTTGCTGAGTCCAGAAAATGTCGGCCGGGTCTTGGTGGAAAGCAAGGAAAGCATCGCCAACGGTTGGCTGCTGACCGATAATCCGAATCCGTTTTTTGGCTTGTTGCCCTCTTGGTTCTCGGTGCCGGGAATCATCATCGCCACGCTTGCGACCATTGTGGCGAGCCAAGCCATGATCACCGGTTCATTTACATTGATCAACGAAGCCGTTCGACTGAATCTTTGGCCCAAGGTGCAGATTCGCTATCCGACGGAGCAAAAGGGTCAATTGTATGTGCCGTCGATCAATTTCATCTTGTTTGTCGGCTGCATCGGCATTGTGCTGTTTTTCAAGGAGTCTTCAAAAATGGAGGCGGCCTACGGCTTGGCGATCGTGATGACGATGATCATGACCACGATCATGCTGGCCTTTTTCATGCGGATGAAGCGCTATCCCATCGCGTTGATCATTCCCTTGACGATCTTTTTCCTCGCGTTGGAAGGTTCGTTCTTGGCTGCCAACTTGGAAAAATTCCCGCATGGCGGCTACGTTTCCTTGAGCATTTCGCTCATCTTGTTTATCGTGATGACGCTTTGGTACTACGGCAAGCGGGTGGCGCATCGCTTTACCGAATCTGAAGAGATCGGCCTTTACAAAGACACCCTCGTGCGCCTGAGTGCAGATGAGACCATTCCCCGCTACGCAACCAATTTGGTTTTCCTGACCAATGTCGGTCAATGGAACATGATCGAAAGCAAAGTCCTTTATTCAATTGTAAAGCGGCAGCCCAAACGGGCCGACATCTATTGGTTTTTGCACATTCACGTCGTCGATGAACCCTACCGGATGGATTATCGGGTACGCGTGATCGCGCCCAATGACATCGTGCGGGTCGATTTCTACCTTGGATTCAGAATCGATCCGCGGATCAACCTGTTTTTCCGGAAAGTCGTTGAAAACATGGTCGAAAGAGGCGAAGTGGACATTCGCAGTAAATACGCCTCGCTCAAGGACAACAACTTGATGGGCGATTTCAAATTTGTGCTGATTGAGAAATACCTGAGCGGCGACAATGATTTGAGCTTTTTCCCGCGGATTGCCTTGAATGGTTACTTCTTGCTCAAGAAGCTGAGTCTGTCTCCTGAAAAGGCGTACGGCTTGGAGACAAGCAGCGTGTTTATTGAGAAATTCCCATTGATCGTGAAGCCCGTAACGGGGTTGAAGCTGCGCAGAATCGATGATGCAGGTACGCCTCCGTCCGATAATTCGCCTCCATCAGACAATTCTTCCCCATCGGTGAATCTGGCAAAGGGCTAG